In Candidatus Rickettsiella isopodorum, a single genomic region encodes these proteins:
- the ileS gene encoding isoleucine--tRNA ligase — MTDYKNTLNLPHTKFPMKANLPQAEPAILKQWESLSLYKKLREKNHGKAKYILHDGPPYANGHIHIGHAVNKILKDMVLKAKTMSGFDAPFVPGWDCHGLPIELNVEKKLGQVGSKLTAKAFRQACREYASQQISIQREEFKRLGVLGDWDHPYLTMNFQFEANIIRALGQIISRGHLQQGFKPVHWCVNCGSALAEAEVEYADKISPAIDVRFSVIDESDFLSRIPADAGYGPIVIPIWTTTPWALPANEAVTLNPDIEYVLVQTESERLLIAESLLVSCIQRYQVTDYKHLGSATGQVFEGVILQHPFYHRQIPVILGEHVTTEAGTGAVQTAPAHGVEDYNVAQHYGLPLINPVGGNGCFLPGTALFEGEHVFKVNPLVIDKLRESKNLLKEENIKHSYPHCWRHKTPLIFRATPQWFISMEQQALKEDSLAAIKQVTWIPQWGEARIESMVSNRPDWCISRQRSWGVPIPLFVHRYSRDLHPNSLSLLEQIANRVTEIGIDAWYDLNPEEILGNEAKDYEKLTDCLDVWFDSGVSHYAVLMKNPALAWPADLYLEGSDQHRGWFQSSLLTSVAMNVQAPYKSVLTHGFTVDEKGHKMSKSLGNVVAPEKVIQSLGADILRLWISSTDYRKEIAVSDEILKRTAEAYRRIRNTIRFLLANLHDFDPADAVPTSDMLSLDIWILERAKLLQHEIIDAYENFQFHTIYQKLQQFCISDLGGFYLDIIKDRQYTLQKDSVARRSAQTALFYIVEAMVRWLAPILSFTAEEIWHYLPGKREDSVFLNEWYSLSFSFAEDPLQTIYQQTDRQTYWNKLIQVRNEVNKVIEKSRISGELGSSLEAEVELYVKEDSQLYKILSALKDELRFVLITSDVKLLISKPLKQVFFTINAEELGINVISTVGKKTKCARCWHRRSDVGKAPEYPEICLRCVENLPEGKGEQRIYA, encoded by the coding sequence ATGACTGACTATAAAAATACCTTAAATCTTCCTCACACTAAATTTCCAATGAAGGCCAATTTGCCGCAGGCAGAGCCAGCTATTTTAAAGCAGTGGGAATCTTTATCGCTTTATAAAAAATTACGCGAAAAAAATCATGGCAAGGCCAAATATATTCTTCACGATGGTCCCCCTTATGCGAATGGCCACATTCATATTGGGCATGCGGTGAATAAAATTTTAAAAGACATGGTTCTGAAAGCAAAGACCATGAGTGGTTTCGATGCTCCTTTTGTTCCAGGTTGGGATTGTCATGGGCTACCTATCGAGCTAAACGTTGAAAAAAAACTTGGCCAAGTCGGTAGTAAATTAACAGCAAAAGCTTTTCGGCAGGCTTGTCGTGAATATGCAAGCCAACAAATATCGATTCAACGCGAGGAATTTAAGCGGTTAGGTGTGCTTGGCGATTGGGATCATCCTTACTTGACTATGAACTTTCAATTCGAAGCGAATATTATTCGCGCATTAGGCCAAATTATTAGCCGAGGGCATCTGCAACAAGGATTTAAACCCGTGCATTGGTGCGTCAATTGTGGATCCGCTTTGGCAGAGGCCGAGGTCGAATATGCGGATAAAATTTCACCTGCAATTGATGTACGGTTTAGCGTGATTGATGAGAGTGATTTTTTAAGTCGAATACCTGCTGACGCAGGTTATGGACCTATAGTAATCCCCATATGGACCACAACACCTTGGGCTCTACCCGCTAATGAAGCAGTTACTTTAAATCCAGATATTGAATATGTTTTGGTGCAAACTGAGAGTGAACGTTTATTAATTGCTGAGTCTTTATTAGTAAGCTGTATACAGCGTTACCAAGTAACGGATTATAAACATTTAGGTAGCGCGACAGGACAAGTTTTTGAAGGAGTTATACTGCAACATCCTTTTTATCATCGACAAATACCCGTTATTTTAGGTGAACATGTTACTACAGAAGCAGGTACGGGCGCGGTACAGACTGCGCCCGCACATGGTGTTGAAGATTATAATGTTGCTCAACACTATGGATTGCCATTAATTAATCCAGTTGGTGGCAATGGCTGTTTTTTACCGGGTACTGCTCTATTTGAAGGGGAGCATGTGTTTAAAGTCAACCCTTTAGTGATCGATAAGTTAAGAGAGTCCAAAAATTTATTGAAAGAAGAAAATATTAAGCATAGTTATCCACATTGTTGGCGCCATAAGACTCCTTTAATTTTTCGTGCGACACCTCAATGGTTTATTAGTATGGAACAACAAGCCTTAAAGGAAGATAGTTTAGCCGCTATCAAGCAAGTTACTTGGATTCCACAATGGGGAGAAGCGCGTATTGAATCCATGGTTAGCAATCGGCCCGATTGGTGTATTTCTAGACAACGAAGTTGGGGGGTTCCTATTCCTTTATTTGTACATCGTTACTCTCGTGATTTGCATCCTAATAGTCTTAGCTTGTTAGAACAAATTGCAAATCGTGTGACAGAGATAGGGATAGATGCCTGGTATGATTTAAATCCAGAAGAAATATTAGGTAATGAAGCAAAAGATTATGAAAAATTAACCGATTGTCTAGATGTATGGTTTGACTCAGGCGTCAGTCATTATGCCGTTTTAATGAAAAATCCTGCTTTGGCGTGGCCTGCTGATCTTTATTTAGAAGGTTCTGATCAGCATCGAGGTTGGTTTCAATCTTCTTTATTAACTTCTGTGGCGATGAACGTCCAAGCGCCTTATAAGTCGGTTTTAACACATGGATTTACTGTGGATGAAAAAGGCCACAAAATGTCTAAATCCTTAGGGAATGTGGTTGCACCAGAAAAGGTTATACAAAGTTTAGGAGCGGATATTTTACGTTTATGGATTTCTTCAACCGATTATCGTAAAGAAATAGCTGTTTCTGATGAAATTTTAAAACGTACGGCAGAAGCTTATCGGCGAATTCGAAATACGATTCGTTTTTTATTAGCCAATTTACATGACTTTGATCCAGCGGATGCTGTGCCAACGAGCGACATGTTGTCTTTAGATATTTGGATCTTAGAACGGGCAAAATTATTACAACATGAGATCATCGACGCTTATGAGAATTTTCAATTCCATACCATTTATCAGAAGCTACAACAATTTTGTATTAGCGATTTAGGTGGCTTTTATTTAGATATTATCAAGGATCGTCAATATACGTTACAAAAAGACAGTGTCGCACGACGTTCTGCACAAACGGCACTTTTTTATATTGTTGAAGCAATGGTGCGTTGGTTAGCGCCCATTTTAAGCTTTACGGCAGAAGAAATTTGGCACTATCTTCCAGGGAAACGGGAAGATAGTGTATTTTTAAATGAATGGTATTCCTTATCTTTTTCGTTCGCAGAAGATCCATTACAAACAATTTATCAGCAAACTGATCGACAAACTTACTGGAATAAGCTCATCCAAGTTCGTAATGAAGTTAACAAAGTGATTGAAAAATCACGTATCAGTGGTGAATTAGGTTCTTCATTGGAAGCGGAGGTTGAACTTTATGTCAAGGAAGATTCTCAACTCTATAAAATACTCTCTGCTCTAAAGGATGAGCTTAGATTTGTATTGATAACCTCTGATGTAAAACTATTGATTTCCAAGCCACTCAAACAGGTATTCTTTACTATCAATGCTGAAGAATTAGGAATAAATGTTATTTCTACGGTAGGGAAAAAAACAAAATGTGCTCGTTGTTGGCATCGACGTTCCGATGTAGGAAAAGCCCCCGAGTATCCTGAGATCTGTTTGCGCTGTGTTGAGAATCTTCCCGAAGGGAAAGGAGAACAGCGAATCTATGCTTAA
- a CDS encoding pilin, translating to MYLIKGKQKGLTLLELMIVIAIIGILAAIAIPSYQNYSNRAKFAEIIQATAPFKLAITTCVHEHDNLVACGTPGQNGIPDNFKSENQTKGYVATVEVGKSAQIIATSQRIRINKIDHFTYILTPIDQTDGQLRWDVSGTCIQAGLCKAE from the coding sequence ATGTATTTAATCAAAGGAAAGCAAAAGGGTCTAACTTTACTTGAGCTCATGATAGTTATTGCGATTATTGGTATTTTAGCTGCAATAGCCATACCCAGTTATCAGAATTATAGTAATCGAGCTAAGTTTGCTGAAATTATTCAAGCGACTGCGCCGTTTAAGTTGGCAATTACTACCTGCGTGCATGAGCATGATAATTTAGTTGCTTGTGGCACACCCGGTCAAAATGGAATTCCAGATAATTTTAAATCAGAAAATCAAACTAAAGGCTATGTTGCGACGGTTGAAGTGGGTAAGAGCGCACAGATTATTGCTACCTCTCAGAGAATTCGTATTAATAAAATTGATCATTTTACATATATTTTAACACCTATTGATCAAACAGATGGTCAATTACGCTGGGACGTCAGTGGAACTTGTATACAGGCAGGCCTATGTAAGGCAGAGTAA
- the lspA gene encoding signal peptidase II, with protein MQEKKISQLVWLWLSAFIIALDYLSKLWMTHWLDQASVIPVFPCLNFILTHNFGAAFSFLGQADGWQRWFFSAISGIVSIYLVRLLYRGGLSNWVACAIALILGGAIGNLYDRLSLGYVIDFIDFCIGHWHFATFNLADTAISIGAVIWIIASYKSGKK; from the coding sequence ATGCAAGAAAAAAAAATATCTCAGTTAGTATGGCTTTGGTTAAGTGCATTCATTATTGCTCTCGATTATTTAAGCAAGTTGTGGATGACACATTGGTTAGATCAGGCTAGCGTCATTCCGGTATTTCCTTGCTTAAACTTTATATTGACGCACAATTTTGGTGCCGCATTTAGTTTTTTAGGTCAAGCGGATGGATGGCAACGATGGTTTTTTTCAGCAATTAGTGGAATTGTTAGTATTTACTTAGTACGCTTGCTTTATCGCGGAGGTTTAAGTAATTGGGTAGCATGCGCGATTGCGTTGATATTAGGTGGAGCGATTGGTAATTTATACGATCGGCTAAGTCTAGGTTACGTCATAGATTTTATTGATTTTTGTATTGGCCATTGGCATTTTGCTACCTTTAATTTGGCTGATACAGCCATTTCTATAGGTGCTGTTATCTGGATCATTGCTAGCTATAAATCCGGAAAAAAATAA
- a CDS encoding NB-ARC domain-containing protein — protein sequence MQIKKNGHPPLHDQNVLNISSHEIFNLTAREPLLIHSKSNVFYSSATIKKNHFNNSLIHNLLNSRIKRAGDDKTLVEATVKNQYSYWLSQEDIAEIARLEYNNYHGESNAEFEILGSMSQLQITLESFQLKVKANQFTESRLTLIINLENLHWVTLAISYKNDQYVGYYTDSKNNPIPSRYFQLLFNRFLIQPLINLSPGFIQQKDNSNCGLWALENAADLNQMIDQDQSIHWIINKLKRSRSKEYFDTRREYFAEKLRADSVWRERHPLFSQDLTIKEALPTNIEPDLKRFKAFNDEKEKVTILLETFVETFMSAFVKKLGAYHLLAKGESLTEESLKTELKTGLSGALLGIGISQSLVGSIPSLVASLRMISGKFYPSKDKAQKITKIFSEIQSDYLNSILSESAVDIFQSFESQFVAVTDKAGSKVAMEKLAEDAVGRLFNAIDKYSNLDKIISKELIEKSVLQGPSEKFFDPNVKRARLRVSGYTIQDNNEKAINTANLFEKIGLVDLDKKGQSHKFYAFKPASNNAYGYRRLLDWEQEENGELKENLKNKYTENQFLQEKSIFHFISKGYRYVLHKETNPVEARRILDKIANRYPPHILNREPLSKKPIYFDLRKPVKNFSGRIQVLERLHRTLISERTTAIVPSWSMLSISPIPGVLSPPDSESSQTSGSQLSINGLGGIGKTQLALRYAELYAQNYDHNVLWINAETKENIAYSFNKLTAKLQIITKDSYNQEKMLEKIVEEVYEYFSDRKSLFIFDNVENYRAIEAYLPKSMLGNKPSLLITSRYSNWSNIATIMTLNVFSELETKELIKKSLDLGDNIPYERIKELHQLLQGLPLALQQALAYIKLRRNTDTSFSLSHYIELYKEKTKELLNFDFSHYSNDPYLETVFTTWLITLDKIKADPLGNHAIEILNIMGYLYPDIITSKKFYYFNHINRELTIDDLDTIMHLLSSYSMINLENEGKYTIHRLVQQIIRIDLEQNQPKFKEIVEKTQHLLWLWHFTFKKDEESVFHYLHFLLYMSEHTELISKVMYSHPEKTFFDNLLLQNVKYCHYFIDLAYLKYPKEKFLRFLGDAVAYYIKLGSFFNLSEIFNYIEKKWQIEILSKENIKYILDHFYNMKNPLLKMKRYSTIPSKKANQKQAIKLLYELKMKIFGNQLSNYDSCPSHSLKRSVCALSEPDQDRIKEISNSRIKAHFKKIEQVSRYISSALMTKDTLSALLQGHFDEVAINFGLMTSSLFFGSLSNSLFAQGKNLASDASLLEKNLGLENKKVLTILFNEDVLSMGKRKLLGKAMQVASPFVSKATSIFFAYNLKNEIQLYRMGDETVLPSLTSNSLIVAVDGIEATIEGAEFLGFITGLSAFTGPLGEGIALLVWLGAEGYAAKQQVEAIEKYVHLSRGEKSFEFLLATLHQAPLEYLQLKANNGQLVENAINLLKNNTDIQWSIFPSFHFEADLCKIRKVFLNEKINFTPDDNNPDEPAEGNLVCLSASPPPYEALNEAIKMKYYLCHKALGVSYTLNRTGNGTLVDLGEGEDEVIAFSHSPTLFIVQNGKKWYVGGDNGNVFNLQGNSITGQLQGGKGSDILVLDNFYPENSDYLLLDTDGFLCGKNKSLLQQIPPFCSSDEIRVQIDQIDQIYGRKNESDIFYLDQSVCFIDGYGGKNQTHPDNFFITNHSYKNLKFVLRNNTLITFLSDATTDSIEYRIPSDEVGESWIYYFKETLQHQFFFEYPLENLEAMTVKNNTLHISVLTSENTDRKLFAITISNRITSSSNQTKNTANLSNNIAYFFQDIEIKLIHNEHLYGQEITSNNKTMDEKISLFSEIANRLEKTISIQLVNNLTLSIGRQKKHELFYINGLHESHLVGNGGENVYIILPGKNTKFPLPKVILYDTSERDSNDLIELIDTLDLREIIKEYKQIYPKAVISSHVFPSANDLILTLSNSVYSPIYPYFYDSTCFWPWVTIQLKNALLDNSNWYQKLDIVLDSVSRNIVALEDDVWTLTAAPLMFTDDKKIILLTHQDLEEKSEILILKNIGNFAFFRDEMNLILTNAFPSSMDYCTIICCQFYQMPEMKKKILSATFKFFDYEIHPQDYQKEIKHATHFSYLSQLFSSNSPNVSDIIAHAFLNTVGMQNQKKLPPQILRRKRQAHREEKRTINTLQKSTLSKEVSQHTDQTFFPQMTHYPQSRTVDEKKRILAMADEYLKKYDDSEMKAYRGKKNINQTKNKKKKTNPLLSVQKEKAKSFIEKNDSVQHKNEGNFYRRTMPNYSAQNNSKTLAKSPTKNQFRTPAFSKPETTKLKKTFFNDLNSDKKRNFLVTPKFLPHQESFKSTTKALSLSPKLTYQPNESRPKKSNQHTVPSSIAPPNLHSTLMLFDLIARKSLKNPVVPSSYNKKLNKTIRKVEKQKENIKSKTFGFQKL from the coding sequence ATGCAAATAAAAAAAAATGGACATCCGCCGCTTCATGATCAAAATGTGTTAAATATCTCAAGTCATGAGATATTTAACCTAACTGCTAGAGAGCCTTTACTTATTCATAGTAAAAGCAACGTATTCTATTCATCAGCCACTATCAAAAAAAATCATTTTAATAATAGTTTAATTCACAATCTCTTAAACTCTCGCATTAAGCGAGCAGGCGATGATAAAACGCTTGTGGAAGCAACAGTAAAAAACCAGTATAGCTATTGGTTAAGCCAAGAGGATATCGCTGAGATCGCTCGCTTAGAATATAACAATTACCATGGAGAGAGCAATGCTGAATTTGAAATATTAGGCTCCATGTCACAATTGCAAATTACCTTAGAGTCATTTCAATTAAAAGTTAAAGCTAATCAATTCACTGAGTCTCGTCTTACTTTAATTATTAATTTAGAAAATTTACATTGGGTGACATTGGCTATTTCTTATAAAAATGATCAGTATGTGGGCTATTATACAGATTCAAAAAATAATCCCATTCCATCAAGATATTTTCAACTGCTATTTAATCGATTTTTAATACAACCATTAATAAATTTAAGTCCTGGATTTATTCAACAAAAAGATAACTCCAATTGCGGTTTATGGGCGCTCGAAAATGCCGCTGATCTGAATCAGATGATTGACCAGGATCAATCCATACACTGGATAATTAATAAATTGAAACGATCACGCAGTAAAGAATATTTTGATACAAGAAGGGAATATTTTGCTGAAAAACTTCGTGCTGATTCTGTTTGGCGTGAACGGCATCCGCTGTTTTCGCAAGACCTTACTATCAAAGAAGCGTTACCCACTAACATTGAACCTGATCTTAAACGATTTAAAGCATTTAACGATGAAAAAGAAAAAGTAACGATTTTATTAGAGACTTTTGTCGAAACTTTTATGAGTGCTTTTGTAAAAAAACTGGGTGCCTATCATTTGTTAGCCAAAGGAGAAAGCTTAACAGAGGAAAGCCTGAAAACTGAATTAAAAACAGGGTTAAGCGGTGCGTTATTAGGGATAGGTATTTCTCAAAGCCTTGTGGGTTCAATTCCTTCATTGGTGGCTTCGCTGAGAATGATTAGCGGTAAATTTTACCCCTCTAAAGATAAAGCCCAAAAAATTACCAAAATTTTTTCTGAAATTCAGTCAGATTATTTAAACTCTATTTTATCTGAGTCGGCGGTTGATATCTTCCAAAGTTTTGAAAGTCAGTTTGTAGCAGTAACCGATAAGGCCGGCAGTAAGGTTGCGATGGAAAAATTAGCAGAGGATGCTGTAGGACGGCTGTTCAACGCTATAGATAAATATTCCAACTTAGATAAGATTATTTCCAAGGAACTGATAGAAAAAAGTGTGTTACAAGGGCCATCAGAAAAATTTTTTGATCCTAACGTTAAACGAGCTCGACTACGCGTTTCAGGATATACCATACAAGATAACAACGAAAAAGCTATTAATACCGCCAATTTATTTGAAAAAATAGGTTTAGTTGATCTCGACAAAAAGGGCCAATCTCATAAATTTTATGCTTTCAAACCTGCATCTAACAACGCATATGGTTATCGTCGACTATTAGATTGGGAACAGGAAGAAAATGGAGAATTGAAAGAAAACTTAAAAAATAAGTATACAGAAAACCAATTTCTCCAGGAAAAAAGCATTTTTCATTTTATTTCAAAAGGATATCGTTATGTTTTACATAAAGAAACGAATCCAGTCGAAGCACGACGTATTCTAGATAAAATTGCGAATCGATACCCCCCTCACATTTTGAATAGAGAACCTTTAAGTAAAAAACCTATTTATTTCGACTTAAGAAAGCCAGTTAAAAACTTCAGTGGAAGAATTCAAGTACTTGAGAGATTGCATCGTACCTTAATCTCAGAAAGAACAACCGCCATCGTACCTTCTTGGTCTATGTTATCTATTTCTCCCATTCCGGGGGTCTTAAGTCCACCGGATAGCGAGTCATCACAAACTTCCGGTTCCCAATTATCAATTAATGGTTTAGGGGGAATAGGTAAAACTCAATTAGCATTACGCTATGCTGAGCTTTATGCGCAAAATTACGATCATAATGTTTTATGGATTAATGCAGAAACTAAGGAAAATATAGCGTATTCTTTCAACAAACTAACTGCAAAGTTACAAATTATAACTAAGGACTCTTATAACCAAGAAAAAATGCTGGAAAAGATTGTAGAAGAGGTTTATGAGTATTTTTCGGACCGAAAAAGTCTATTTATTTTTGATAATGTTGAGAATTACCGTGCCATAGAAGCTTATTTACCTAAGTCTATGCTTGGCAATAAACCGAGTTTGTTAATCACTTCACGCTATAGTAATTGGAGTAATATTGCCACTATTATGACACTGAATGTTTTCTCGGAACTAGAAACCAAAGAACTCATTAAAAAATCATTGGATTTAGGTGATAATATTCCGTATGAAAGAATAAAGGAATTACATCAATTGCTTCAAGGCCTACCTTTAGCATTACAACAAGCACTCGCTTATATCAAACTGAGAAGAAACACCGATACTAGTTTTTCTCTTTCTCATTACATCGAACTCTATAAAGAAAAAACCAAAGAATTATTAAATTTTGATTTCTCACATTATTCCAATGACCCCTATTTAGAGACAGTTTTTACAACCTGGCTCATTACGCTAGATAAAATTAAAGCAGATCCACTGGGCAACCATGCAATAGAAATTTTAAATATTATGGGTTATTTATACCCAGATATTATTACAAGTAAAAAATTTTATTATTTCAATCATATCAATCGCGAGCTAACAATTGATGACTTAGATACCATTATGCATTTGCTGAGCAGTTATTCCATGATTAATTTGGAAAATGAGGGTAAGTATACGATTCATCGATTAGTTCAACAAATCATACGGATTGATCTCGAACAAAATCAACCAAAATTTAAAGAAATAGTCGAAAAAACCCAACACTTACTTTGGCTTTGGCATTTTACTTTCAAAAAAGATGAAGAAAGTGTTTTTCATTATCTTCATTTTCTTCTCTATATGTCTGAGCACACAGAGTTAATATCTAAAGTGATGTATTCCCATCCAGAAAAAACATTTTTTGATAATCTGCTTTTGCAGAATGTAAAATATTGCCATTATTTTATTGATTTGGCCTATCTCAAGTACCCCAAAGAAAAATTCCTTAGGTTTTTAGGCGATGCGGTAGCTTATTATATCAAATTAGGCTCATTTTTTAATTTGTCTGAAATATTTAACTATATTGAAAAAAAATGGCAGATAGAAATCCTGTCTAAGGAAAATATTAAGTACATTTTGGATCATTTTTATAATATGAAAAATCCTCTTTTGAAGATGAAGCGCTATTCAACGATTCCTTCAAAAAAAGCAAATCAAAAACAAGCAATAAAACTTCTTTATGAATTAAAGATGAAAATATTTGGCAATCAGCTTTCCAATTACGATAGCTGTCCATCCCATAGTTTAAAGAGGAGTGTTTGTGCCTTATCAGAGCCAGATCAAGATAGAATTAAAGAAATCAGTAATTCACGTATTAAAGCTCATTTTAAAAAAATAGAACAGGTATCCCGCTATATAAGCTCAGCACTTATGACCAAAGATACCTTATCGGCTTTGCTTCAAGGTCATTTTGATGAAGTGGCCATTAATTTCGGATTAATGACTAGCAGTCTATTTTTTGGAAGTCTATCCAATAGTCTGTTCGCTCAAGGAAAAAACTTAGCCTCCGATGCCAGTTTACTTGAAAAGAATTTAGGCTTGGAAAACAAAAAAGTGCTCACTATTCTCTTTAATGAAGACGTATTATCCATGGGTAAAAGAAAATTGTTAGGGAAAGCCATGCAAGTTGCTTCGCCTTTTGTTTCCAAAGCCACGTCAATTTTTTTTGCTTACAATCTTAAAAATGAAATACAACTCTATAGAATGGGAGATGAAACTGTTCTTCCGAGTTTAACTTCAAATAGTCTTATCGTAGCTGTTGATGGCATCGAAGCCACTATCGAGGGCGCTGAATTTCTTGGATTTATTACTGGCCTATCGGCCTTCACAGGCCCTCTAGGAGAAGGCATTGCGTTACTCGTTTGGCTAGGCGCTGAAGGATATGCGGCCAAACAACAAGTGGAAGCCATTGAAAAATATGTTCATCTTTCTAGGGGTGAAAAATCTTTTGAGTTTTTATTGGCTACGCTTCATCAAGCGCCTTTAGAGTACTTACAGCTTAAAGCAAATAATGGGCAATTGGTAGAAAATGCGATTAATCTTTTAAAAAATAATACGGATATTCAGTGGTCTATTTTTCCTTCTTTTCACTTTGAAGCCGATTTATGCAAGATTCGTAAAGTTTTTTTAAATGAAAAAATAAATTTTACACCGGACGATAATAACCCTGACGAACCTGCTGAGGGTAATTTAGTTTGTTTATCCGCCTCTCCACCTCCTTATGAAGCGCTTAATGAAGCTATAAAGATGAAGTATTATTTATGTCATAAGGCCTTAGGCGTAAGCTACACGTTAAACAGAACGGGTAATGGGACTTTAGTCGATTTAGGAGAAGGAGAGGACGAAGTCATTGCTTTTTCTCATTCACCCACATTATTCATTGTACAAAACGGTAAAAAATGGTACGTCGGTGGGGATAATGGCAATGTATTTAATTTACAAGGAAATTCGATTACAGGCCAACTACAAGGCGGCAAGGGATCCGATATACTGGTTCTCGATAATTTTTATCCTGAAAACAGTGATTATTTGCTACTTGACACGGATGGATTCTTATGCGGAAAAAATAAGAGTTTATTGCAGCAGATTCCACCTTTTTGCTCTTCTGATGAGATACGCGTTCAAATCGATCAAATTGATCAAATTTACGGACGAAAGAATGAATCCGATATTTTTTATCTGGATCAATCGGTTTGCTTTATCGATGGTTATGGGGGGAAAAATCAAACCCATCCCGATAATTTTTTTATCACTAATCACTCTTATAAAAATCTGAAGTTTGTATTAAGAAACAATACACTCATCACATTTTTATCGGACGCAACAACCGATTCTATCGAGTATAGAATTCCCTCAGACGAGGTAGGTGAATCGTGGATTTACTATTTTAAAGAAACCCTTCAGCATCAATTCTTTTTTGAATATCCTTTAGAGAATCTAGAGGCAATGACGGTAAAAAATAATACGCTACATATTTCTGTGCTCACTTCTGAAAATACAGATAGAAAACTATTTGCTATTACTATTTCAAACCGGATTACCTCAAGCAGTAATCAAACAAAGAATACAGCGAATCTTTCAAACAATATAGCTTATTTTTTTCAAGATATTGAAATAAAATTAATCCATAATGAGCATTTATATGGACAAGAAATAACCTCTAATAATAAAACAATGGACGAAAAAATTAGTTTATTTAGCGAAATAGCGAATCGTTTAGAAAAAACTATCTCTATTCAATTAGTAAACAATCTCACCCTCTCCATAGGGCGACAAAAAAAACATGAACTTTTTTATATCAACGGCTTGCATGAAAGTCATTTAGTAGGTAATGGCGGTGAAAATGTTTATATTATTTTACCGGGGAAGAACACTAAGTTTCCACTCCCTAAAGTCATCTTATACGATACTTCAGAAAGAGATTCAAATGACTTAATCGAGCTAATAGATACGTTAGATTTACGCGAAATAATAAAGGAATATAAACAAATCTATCCCAAGGCTGTTATCTCTTCACATGTATTTCCCTCTGCAAACGATTTAATCTTAACATTAAGTAATTCGGTTTATTCTCCGATTTATCCTTATTTTTATGACTCCACTTGTTTCTGGCCTTGGGTAACTATCCAATTAAAAAATGCACTGCTTGATAATAGTAATTGGTATCAAAAACTTGATATTGTTTTGGATTCTGTCTCTAGAAATATAGTCGCCCTAGAGGATGACGTTTGGACTTTGACTGCAGCGCCTTTAATGTTTACTGATGATAAGAAGATTATCCTCCTGACTCATCAAGATTTAGAAGAAAAATCAGAAATTCTTATATTGAAAAACATAGGAAATTTTGCATTTTTTCGTGATGAAATGAATCTTATTCTGACGAATGCCTTTCCATCTTCTATGGATTACTGCACGATTATCTGTTGCCAATTTTATCAAATGCCCGAAATGAAAAAAAAGATATTATCCGCGACATTTAAATTTTTTGACTACGAAATTCATCCTCAGGATTATCAAAAAGAAATTAAGCATGCGACTCATTTTTCTTATTTATCTCAACTATTTTCTTCTAATTCTCCTAATGTGAGCGACATAATAGCCCATGCCTTTTTAAATACGGTAGGAATGCAGAACCAGAAGAAGTTGCCACCGCAGATATTGCGCCGTAAGCGCCAAGCTCATCGAGAAGAAAAGAGAACCATCAATACTCTTCAAAAATCAACCCTTTCTAAAGAAGTATCTCAGCACACTGATCAAACCTTTTTTCCTCAAATGACTCACTATCCTCAATCTAGGACTGTTGATGAGAAAAAACGTATCTTAGCAATGGCCGATGAGTATTTAAAAAAATATGACGATTCGGAAATGAAAGCTTATCGTGGTAAGAAAAACATCAATCAAACAAAAAATAAAAAGAAAAAAACAAATCCGCTTCTCTCTGTTCAGAAGGAAAAAGCTAAATCCTTTATTGAAAAGAATGACTCTGTTCAACATAAAAATGAGGGGAATTTTTATCGGCGAACTATGCCGAACTATTCGGCTCAAAATAATTCGAAAACGTTAGCCAAATCCCCCACCAAAAATCAGTTTCGAACACCCGCTTTTTCTAAACCAGAAACTACTAAGCTAAAGAAAACCTTTTTTAACGACCTAAACTCTGATAAAAAAAGAAATTTTTTAGTAACGCCCAAATTTTTACCTCATCAAGAAAGTTTTAAATCGACGACGAAAGCACTATCGCTATCTCCAAAACTAACCTACCAACCAAATGAATCGAGACCGAAAAAATCGAATCAGCACACTGTCCCTTCGTCTATAGCGCCACCGAATCTTCATAGCACACTCATGCTTTTTGATCTGATTGCTCGGAAATCTTTAAAAAACCCGGTCGTACCCTCTTCTTACAATAAAAAATTAAATAAAACTATTCGAAAAGTTGAAAAACAAAAAGAAAACATTAAATCTAAAACTTTTGGATTCCAAAAATTATAA